The Daphnia carinata strain CSIRO-1 chromosome 1, CSIRO_AGI_Dcar_HiC_V3, whole genome shotgun sequence sequence CAGTCATTTTGATCGACTCCGTCTGTTGACTCATGTGGACGGCATTTTTTGCAgatgaaaatgatttaataTGCGATAGCACTCTTGTCTTCCGAATGACACCATGaaacattgtttttatttctgccGGTTGAGTTTCGAGGTTACGACACAAAACATAACAGACGATTCTGGATTTCTTTACCACTGTTGCAGTTTTTCTGCATCGGGAATTCTAAtaccaaaaatttaaaaattaaacagtATATTGTAGAAAAGTAGTTAATACACAATTTCATAATTTTGGAAagaaattgttgaaaaaaatatttttcttttataatgcAGACCATTTCTATTTTGAGAACATCGCAACCTTCATCAGTTTCAGCCGGACAAACATGGCTGCTCTTCGCCTAACTTCCTCTGCCCTCTTGGGATCTTcgaaacaaatttcaaaagtATTTCGTGGCAATTTCAGGGTTTCGGCTTCTATCAAACATCAGGtaataatttgaatttaattactTTGTGATTAGAGCTCCGCGGGTTGAAACGTATAGACGATTTACGTTTGTTAGGTGTCCTAAATCGTATaagtttttaattaatttaaatatttttcatgaTTTTTATGCTCAGGAAACATGTGAATTTGGTATTCAAGAGCATAACTATGTTTCCACTCAGCGGAGGAATGAGGCAAACTGTCAGTGGTACCCAGTCACTGTTTTCAGTCGAGGATTCAAAACTTCTTTGACCCTTGGTGAGTTTAACTACAATCAATCATTTATAACAGtaataatggttttttttcttttctccaccTTTAGAAGATGCCAAAACTGTGATGGTACCTCCATTTGCTGACTCCATCAGTGAGGGTGATGTTAGGTGGGATAAAGGTATACACATTATCCTTGAAATAGATAATTTGAATGGAAACCCAGTTCACTTTCACTACCTGGTACAGTGACAATGAACAATCAATGTTGTTTTGCTTAAGATTGTATAAGAACAAACTTACACCTGTTGTTCTTTCTCTGCCAGTTCAAAGACTTGaagctttgtttttttttttttgctatttcctAGCTGTTGGTGATTCAGTACAGGAAGATGAAGAGGTCTGCCACATAGAAACTGACAAGACATCAATCCCGGTCAAAGCTCCATGCAGCGGAGTCATTACTGAGTTGTGCGTAAGTGATGGAGCAACTGTACAACCCGGTTCGAAGCTTTTCGTCATCAGTGCAGGTAATTATCACGAAAATTGTGATCGGTTGTTGTATTTTACTAATGACTCTAATCGCAGGAGGTGCTACCAAAGCCGCTTCGGCCCCTCCCGCTGAAGCTGCTGCTCCAAAACCCCAGGCTGCTCCCGTTCCTCAAGCGGCGGCCCCTGCTGCCCAACCAACTGCTGGTGCTATCCCAACGACACCTCCTCCACGCCCGACGCCTCCATCTAGCCCGGTTTCGTCTATCCCAGCTGCGAGCATCGAGCCCCGAGCTGCTGCGCCGCTTAACGTTTCGCAGACATCTCAAGTACGAAACAATTGTCATTTCCTGTACCAGTTTCTCTTCTATGGACTCCATTCGTTTCTAGGCAGTTCCTCTAGCCAAACTTCCGCCTGCAGATTATAGCAAAGAAATTACTGGCACGAGAACCGAACAGCGTGTCAAGATGAATCGCATGCGACTGCGAATTGCGCAGCGCCTGAAAGAAGCCCAAAATATAAATGCCATGTTGACAACATTTAACGAAATCGATATGAGGTGAGATGTGTGTTCTCTTTGTCTCCAGATAacgttaataattttttaaaatatataaacaGCAACATCATGGAACTGAGGAAAACACACGGAGACGCCTTCCTCAAAGTGCACAAAATCAAGTTGGGTTTCATGTCCGCCTTTGTCAAAGCTGCTGCCTGCGCCCTTGCAGACCAACCGACTGTGAACGCAGTTATTGATGGGAATGAAAT is a genomic window containing:
- the LOC130692312 gene encoding dihydrolipoyllysine-residue succinyltransferase component of 2-oxoglutarate dehydrogenase complex, mitochondrial-like — translated: MAALRLTSSALLGSSKQISKVFRGNFRVSASIKHQETCEFGIQEHNYVSTQRRNEANCQWYPVTVFSRGFKTSLTLEDAKTVMVPPFADSISEGDVRWDKAVGDSVQEDEEVCHIETDKTSIPVKAPCSGVITELCVSDGATVQPGSKLFVISAGGATKAASAPPAEAAAPKPQAAPVPQAAAPAAQPTAGAIPTTPPPRPTPPSSPVSSIPAASIEPRAAAPLNVSQTSQAVPLAKLPPADYSKEITGTRTEQRVKMNRMRLRIAQRLKEAQNINAMLTTFNEIDMSNIMELRKTHGDAFLKVHKIKLGFMSAFVKAAACALADQPTVNAVIDGNEIVYRDYIDISVAVATPKGLVVPVLRNLDSMNYADIEKAIAALGEKAKNNLLAVEDMDGGTFTISNGGVFGSLFGTPIINPPQSAILGMHGIFDRPVARNGQVVIRPMMFVALTYDHRLIDGREAVTFLRKIKQTIEDPRTLLLSI